A stretch of the Drosophila sulfurigaster albostrigata strain 15112-1811.04 chromosome 2L, ASM2355843v2, whole genome shotgun sequence genome encodes the following:
- the LOC133850827 gene encoding lactosylceramide 4-alpha-galactosyltransferase-like — protein MKKRSTLISGRRFLLLIVALSLIFLAAVYYITDIRQTEIPVYSCYLDYDSRGSKEEPQQLEDVLFADIKPTPGNSIFFLETKCNCSNHRYSILNFTAHQACAVEAAALHHSSYDVFVLFACPTIRQQNDPILDAMLSYENVQIRSVNLWRFAEGSPIEDWLKKDDLFRTEFLMINISDLLRLLTLYRYGGIYLDEDVIMFRSFEDEVPNFMGAETNTSIGNSVLGLEPDGFGHMVAELLLNDFQRNYLGNVWAHNGPKLLVRMMTRICGTNDVNVMQEDINICHGIKVFDINAFYEINWTERSRFFHKQFANETLKRLKDSYAMHTWNHIKTNWPFRVGSSSAYMQLVAQHCPRVFAATGKYFT, from the exons ATGAAGAAACGTTCAACGTTGATAAGTGGACGccgttttttgcttttgattgtGGCTCTTAGTCTAATTTTTCTTGCTGCGGTGTACTACATAACAGACATAAGGCAAACAGAAATCCCGGTCTACTCATGTTATCTGGACTACGATTCGAGAGGTTCTAAGGAAGAGCCGCAACAACTTGAAGATGTGCTCTTCGCAGACATAAAGCCAACTCCTGGAAATTCTATATTCTTCCTGGAAACCAAATGCAATTGTTCTAATCATAGGTATAGTATACTCAACTTTACGGCTCATCAGGCCTGTGCCGTCGAGGCTGCGGCATTACATCATTCCAGTTATGATGTCTTTGTGCTATTCGCCTGCCCCACGATTCGTCAGCAAAATGATCCCATACTCGATGCTATGCTCAGTTATGAGAATGTCCAGATTCGTTCTGTTAATCTCTGGCGATTTGCCGAAGGTTCCCCTATTGAGGATTGGCTAAAGAAGGATGATCTATTTCGTACTGA ATTTTTGATGATCAACATTTCCGATCTGCTGCGATTGCTGACTCTGTATCGCTATGGTGGTATTTACTTGGACGAGGATGTGATCATGTTTCGCAGTTTTGAGGACGAGGTCCCCAATTTCATGGGTGCTGAGACAAATACAAGCATTGGAAATAGTGTGCTTGGCCTGGAGCCTGATGGATTTGGCCATATGGTGGCAGAGCttcttttaaatgattttcagCGCAACTATTTGGGCAATGTCTGGGCTCACAATGGTCCCAAGTTGTTGGTGCGAATGATGACTCGAATATGTGGTACGAATGACGTTAATGTTATGCAAGAGGACATCAATATTTGCCACGGCATTAAGGTATTCGATATCAATGCTTTCTATGAGATAAATTGGACGGAAAGGTCTCGTTTCtttcataaacaatttgcgAATGAAACGCTGAAGCGTCTGAAAGATTCATATGCGATGCACACCTGGAACCATATTAAGACTAATTGGCCTTTTAGAGTTGGGTCTAGTTCGGCTTACATGCAGTTGGTGGCACAACATTGTCCGCGGGTTTTTGCTGCCACTGGAAAATACTTCACatag
- the LOC133834975 gene encoding lactosylceramide 4-alpha-galactosyltransferase-like isoform X1 has product MVSHQKTILFCSLIRRRHILLFIIAFIIILYYCTSQTSPSEVFQYPCYMDSLGESSIRGLERLEDVLLSDISPPPGKSIFFHETKCHSTDTPNIFNLSARQACSIESAALNNPNFQVYLLFATPTYTSDDQKNPILDALRSYKNINLRYLNIWRYAKDTPIEEWVKKGDVFQSKFLTEHMSDLLRLITLYRFGGIYMDLDVVVLRSMELVPLNYVGAHDNVTLGNAVISVEPIGIGHEISELFLDYYQKHYSADVYVSNGPTLVSHVVKRFCNHTSMKQMQEDPKNCRGFKVFNETAFYPLQWPQWQHFILPEFKKDTLEKTKDSYLIHFWNKSSYKTLFKVGTDNAYGSYASANCPKTYAAAAAAGTDF; this is encoded by the exons ATGGTGTCACATCAAAAGACTATTCTGTTTTGTTCCTTGATTCGTCGGCGGCATATTCTGTTATTCataattgcttttattattatcctATATTATTGTACTTCACAAACAAGTCCATCTGAAGTATTCCAATATCCTTGTTATATGGACTCGTTAGGCGAGAGCTCAATCAGAGGACTTGAACGACTTGAAGACGTGTTGTTATCAGATATTTCACCTCCGCCGGGAAAAAGTATATTCTTTCATGAAACTAAATGTCATTCAACCGatacaccaaatatatttaatttatccgCGAGACAAGCGTGTTCTATTGAATCGGCAGCTTTGAATAATCCAAACTTTCAAGTTTACCTATTATTTGCGACTCCCACCTATACATCGGATGACCAAAAGAATCCCATACTTGATGCGCTTCGAAGCTACAAGAATATAAATCTACGTTATTTGAATATCTGGCGTTATGCCAAAGATACGCCCATAGAGGAGTGGGTTAAAAAAGGCGATGTCTTCCAATCAAA ATTTCTGACGGAACACATGTCCGATCTGCTGCGCTTGATTACCCTATATCGATTTGGAGGCATCTATATGGACTTGGACGTTGTGGTTCTACGCAGTATGGAGCTTGTGCCTCTCAATTATGTGGGAGCCCACGATAATGTCACCCTCGGCAATGCTGTGATCAGTGTGGAGCCCATAGGCATCGGTCACGAGATCTCTGAATTATTCTTGGATTACTATCAGAAGCATTATAGTGCCGATGTTTATGTGTCCAATGGCCCCACTCTAGTCAGCCACGTGGTCAAAAGATTCTGCAACCACACATCAATGAAGCAAATGCAAGAAGATCCCAAAAACTGTCGTGGTTTTAAAGTGTTCAATGAGACCGCGTTTTACCCATTGCAGTGGCCACAATggcagcattttattttacccGAGTTTAAGAAGGATACATTAGAGAAGACCAAGGACTCGTACCTAATACACTTTTGGAATAAGTCGTCCTACAAGACCCTTTTCAAAGTAGGCACCGACAATGCTTACGGCAGTTATGCTTCAGCCAATTGCCCCAAGACctatgcagcagcagcagcagcaggaacagaTTTCTAA
- the LOC133850828 gene encoding lactosylceramide 4-alpha-galactosyltransferase-like, whose amino-acid sequence MFHLKKVFNALYRKFGPRFFLLFSICCFIIYVLRGRKAKYYYMDTERTYGDANQNILEDVLFSKEKPTPGKTIFFIETKCERSDLNYNILNFTAHNACGIESAALHHPTHDVYVLVACPTFRPQADPMIDAMLSYKNVKFRYVNLWRFAEGTIIEEWLKTEALFQSKYLMNNMSNLLRLLALYRYGGIYMDEDVIMFRSLKDESPNFMGAETEDSIGNSVIGMEQTGHGRLFSYMFLDDFKRNYSGNVWGYNGPDVLVRMMKVICGTNDVKLMKKDVTRCLGIKVLDVSAFYEINWLERDNFFDETPKIVNETLTRLKKSYGMHTWNHVKTNWTQSVNSPSAYIQLVAKNCPKVFAATGKRFT is encoded by the exons ATGTTCCATTTAAAGAAAGTTTTCAACGCTCTCTATCGCAAATTTGGTCCGcgatttttcttgttgttttcgatttgttgTTTCATCATTTATGTGCTACGAGGACGaaaggcaaaatattattatatggaTACAGAGCGAACATATGGAGATGCAAATCAGAATATCTTAGAAgatgttttattttccaaGGAGAAACCAACACCAGGAAAAACTATATTCTTTATCGAAACGAAATGCGAGCGATCAGATTTGAACTATAATATCCTCAACTTTACCGCTCATAACGCCTGTGGCATCGAATCTGCTGCGTTGCATCACCCAACCCATGATGTCTACGTCCTGGTTGCTTGTCCAACATTTCGCCCACAAGCTGATCCTATGATTGATGCAATGCTCAGCTATAAGAATGTGAAGTTTCGCTATGTTAATCTATGGCGATTTGCGGAAGGAACTATAATCGAGGAATGGCTAAAAACGGAGGCGCTATTTCAGTCTAA ATATTTGATGAACAACATGTCTAATCTACTACGACTGCTGGCGCTGTATCGTTATGGCGGCATCTACATGGACGAGGATGTCATCATGTTTCGCAGCCTGAAAGATGAGTCCCCTAATTTTATGGGTGCAGAGACTGAGGACAGCATAGGAAATAGTGTGATTGGCATGGAGCAGACTGGACACGGACGACTTTTTTCTTATATGTTTTTAGACGATTTTAAGCGCAATTATTCGGGCAATGTCTGGGGTTACAATGGTCCCGATGTGCTGGTACGAATGATGAAAGTAATTTGTGGTACTAACGATGTGAAACTTATGAAAAAGGATGTGACTCGTTGTCTCGGCATTAAAGTACTCGACGTCAGTGCCTTTTATGAGATCAATTGGTTAGAAAGGGATAATTTCTTTGATGAGACTCCGAAAATCGTTAATGAAACGCTGACGCGTCTTAAGAAGTCATATGGAATGCACACATGGAACCATGTGAAGACCAATTGGACACAAAGTGTTAATTCCCCCTCAGCTTACATCCAGTTGGTGGCTAAGAATTGTCCAAAGGTCTTTGCAGCCACTGGGAAACGTTTCACATAG
- the LOC133850656 gene encoding lactosylceramide 4-alpha-galactosyltransferase-like isoform X1 has translation MSQRQRSFRARLWNFVKLLIVPLFVINICEFLSMRLFKLPPSAYPTCYSIAASMELTPENISAIEVDGPIPLEDILLSEEKPSPGKTIFFLETSCPCSENDFNFSTLSSRQACAIESAALHNPNLDIYVLFACPHFRYRFDPIMDVILSYRNIRLRRVNLWRFAEDTPLEDWMWQEELFSARFLMNNISNLLRLLCLYHFGGIYMDMDVVVLRSFENQLSNFVGAEAEQYISNAVIGLESNGFGHKLAELLLRDFEENFNGDIWAHNGPRNILSVMTQICGTNNVSLMETNRYQCQGVKVFNHKSFFEIQGYHWAHFFEPKYANKTLLRLRNSYLTHIWNRYSAKRSLRVDSNAAYIQLARRHCPRVLAITKEYFD, from the exons ATGTCTCAACGTCAAAGATCATTCCGGGCGCGTCTCTGGAACTTTGTGAAATTGCTGATAGTTCctctttttgttattaatatatgtGAATTTCTCAGCATGCGTCTCTTTAAATTACCGCCTTCCGCGTATCCCACCTGCTATTCGATAGCTGCTTCGATGGAGCTTACTCCCGAGAACATATCTGCCATTGAAGTTGATGGTCCAATTCCACTAGAGGATATACTGCTATCGGAAGAAAAGCCGTCACCTGGAAAGACTATATTTTTCCTGGAGACCAGCTGCCCTTGCTctgaaaatgattttaatttcagCACTTTGAGCTCACGACAAGCCTGCGCCATTGAATCGGCAGCATTGCATAATCCGAACCtagatatttatgttttatttgccTGTCCACACTTTCGCTATCGATTCGATCCTATAATGGATGTCATACTGAGCTATAGGAACATACGACTTCGTCGCGTCAATCTTTGGCGATTTGCGGAAGATACTCCACTTGAGGACTGGATGTGGCAAGAAGAACTTTTTAGCGCTAG ATTTCTGATGAATAATATCTCCAACCTTCTTCGCTTATTGTGCTTATATCACTTCGGCGGCATCTACATGGACATGGATGTGGTTGTATTGCGTAGTTTTGAGAATCAGTTGTCTAACTTTGTGGGTGCTGAGGCCGAACAATATATATCGAATGCTGTTATAGGTCTGGAGTCCAACGGATTTGGCCACAAGCTCGCTGAACTGTTGTTACGTGACTTTGAAGAGAACTTCAATGGTGATATCTGGGCCCACAATGGGCCACGAAACATTTTAAGCGTAATGACACAAATCTGTGGAACGAATAATGTCAGCCTCATGGAGACAAATCGTTATCAGTGCCAGGGCGTTAAGGTATTTAATCACAAATCCTTCTTTGAGATCCAAGGCTATCACTGGGCGCATTTCTTTGAgccaaaatatgcaaataaaacgcTGCTACGCTTAAGGAATTCGTATCTGACTCATATCTGGAATCGATATAGTGCGAAGAGATCGCTTAGGGTTGACTCCAATGCTGCTTACATTCAATTGGCGCGGAGACATTGTCCCAGGGTCTTGGCTATAACTAAAGAATATTTCGATTAG
- the LOC133843684 gene encoding lactosylceramide 4-alpha-galactosyltransferase-like: MFKVSRLLNCCIIWRRKLIFLGLIIASSLLLIGKMHREPKIYHCYMDAEQTPNSNEKQWILGDILSTKGKPRPGRTIFFVESKCNCSDSQYSILNLPAHSACAIESAALHHPTYDVFVLVACPTIRQQTDPILDAMLSYKNVKLRYANLWRFAKGSPIEDWLTKEDLFRTKYLMVHISDLMRLLALYRYGGIYLDEDLIVFRTLEDNNPNFMGAEIKTNIGNSVLGLAPYGFGHMLAELFLNDFQRNYLGNVWAHNGPRLMERMMTRLCGTNNVTAMEQNSNLCHGVKVFNVSAFYEINWVERSHFFDEKYANETLKRLEVSFGMHTWNHMKTKWPLSVNVRSAYIQLAEKHCPRVLAASGKYFT; this comes from the exons ATGTTCAAAGTATCGCGTTTACTAAACTGTTGCATAATCTGGCGGcggaaattaattttcttagGTCTCATCATCGCTAGTAGTCTATTACTTATCGGAAAAATGCATCGAGAACCTAAGATTTATCATTGTTACATGGATGCAGAACAAACGCCGAATTCCAACGAAAAACAGTGGATCTTAGGGGATATTTTATCTACCAAAGGGAAACCCAGACCTGGGCGAACTATATTCTTTGTcgaaagcaaatgcaattgttcAGACTCTCAATATAGTATTCTTAACTTGCCGGCTCATAGCGCCTGTGCCATTGAATCCGCAGCCTTGCATCATCCAACTTATGATGTCTTTGTCCTGGTTGCCTGTCCAACAATTCGTCAACAAACTGATCCCATACTTGATGCTATGCTCAGCTATAAGAATGTGAAACTTCGGTATGCTAATCTGTGGCGATTTGCAAAGGGATCTCCTATTGAAGATTGGCTAACGAAGGAAGATCTATTTCGTACCAA ATATTTGATGGTCCACATATCTGATTTGATGCGATTGCTGGCTTTATATCGTTACGGTGGCATTTATTTGGACGAAGATCTAATCGTGTTCCGCACTTTGGAAGACAACAACCCCAATTTTATGGGTGCAGagataaaaacaaacattggAAATAGTGTACTTGGCCTAGCGCCTTATGGATTTGGCCATATGTTGGCAGAGCTATTTCTGAATGATTTTCAGCGCAACTATTTGGGCAATGTCTGGGCTCACAATGGTCCGAGGTTGATGGAGCGAATGATGACTCGATTATGTGGCACCAATAATGTTACTGCTATGGAACAAAACAGCAATCTTTGTCATGGTGTCAAAGTATTTAACGTCAGTGCATTTTATGAGATAAATTGGGTGGAAAGATCCCACTTCTTCGATGAGAAATACGCTAATGAAACGCTGAAACGTCTTGAAGTCTCGTTTGGAATGCACACATGGAACCATATGAAAACCAAATGGCCGCTTAGCGTTAATGTCAGATCAGCATACATCCAGTTAGCAGAAAAGCATTGTCCAAGGGTACTAGCAGCCAGTGGAAAATATTTCACATAG
- the LOC133850656 gene encoding uncharacterized protein LOC133850656 isoform X2, which produces MSQRQRSFRARLWNFVKLLIVPLFVINICEFLSMRLFKLPPSAYPTCYSIAASMELTPENISAIEVDGPIPLEDILLSEEKPSPGKTIFFLETSCPCSENDFNFSTLSSRQACAIESAALHNPNLDIYVLFACPHFRYRFDPIMDVILSYRNIRLRRVNLWRFAEDTPLEDWMWQEELFSARSAISDE; this is translated from the exons ATGTCTCAACGTCAAAGATCATTCCGGGCGCGTCTCTGGAACTTTGTGAAATTGCTGATAGTTCctctttttgttattaatatatgtGAATTTCTCAGCATGCGTCTCTTTAAATTACCGCCTTCCGCGTATCCCACCTGCTATTCGATAGCTGCTTCGATGGAGCTTACTCCCGAGAACATATCTGCCATTGAAGTTGATGGTCCAATTCCACTAGAGGATATACTGCTATCGGAAGAAAAGCCGTCACCTGGAAAGACTATATTTTTCCTGGAGACCAGCTGCCCTTGCTctgaaaatgattttaatttcagCACTTTGAGCTCACGACAAGCCTGCGCCATTGAATCGGCAGCATTGCATAATCCGAACCtagatatttatgttttatttgccTGTCCACACTTTCGCTATCGATTCGATCCTATAATGGATGTCATACTGAGCTATAGGAACATACGACTTCGTCGCGTCAATCTTTGGCGATTTGCGGAAGATACTCCACTTGAGGACTGGATGTGGCAAGAAGAACTTTTTAGCGCTAGGTCTGCG ATTTCTGATGAATAA
- the LOC133834975 gene encoding lactosylceramide 4-alpha-galactosyltransferase-like isoform X2, protein MFSQAFQHFLRARRMLLLYLGLCALIFFVFFSPLSVSYVSRECYMDTQLYESDNGGLKRLEDVLLSQIIPPPGRSIFFHETKCHSSDGPNIFKLSARQACSIESAALNNPNFQVFLLFAIPTYTLDDQNDPILDALRSYKNVNLRYLNIWRYVKDTPIEKWFKEGHLFRSKFLTEHMSDLLRLITLYRFGGIYMDLDVVVLRSMELVPLNYVGAHDNVTLGNAVISVEPIGIGHEISELFLDYYQKHYSADVYVSNGPTLVSHVVKRFCNHTSMKQMQEDPKNCRGFKVFNETAFYPLQWPQWQHFILPEFKKDTLEKTKDSYLIHFWNKSSYKTLFKVGTDNAYGSYASANCPKTYAAAAAAGTDF, encoded by the exons ATGTTTTCTCAAGCGTTCCAACATTTTCTCCGCGCACGTCgtatgctgttgttgtatctGGGACTTtgtgctttgattttttttgtgtttttctcaCCATTGAGTGTTTCTTATGTGAGCCGAGAATGTTATATGGACACTCAACTGTACGAGTCGGATAACGGTGGACTCAAGCGACTTGAGGATGTCCTGCTCTCTCAAATAATACCTCCGCCAGGAAGAAGTATATTCTTCCATGAAACCAAATGTCATTCTAGCGACGGACCAAACATATTCAAGTTGTCCGCGAGACAAGCGTGCTCCATCGAATCGGCGGCTTTGAATAATCCAAATTTTCAAGTTTTCCTATTATTTGCAATTCCCACCTATACATTGGATGACCAAAACGATCCCATACTTGATGCGCTTCGAAGCTACAAGAATGTAAATCTGCGATACTTAAATATCTGGCGCTACGTCAAAGATACGCCCATAGAGAAGTGGTTCAAAGAGGGCCATCTCTTTCGGTCAAA ATTTCTGACGGAACACATGTCCGATCTGCTGCGCTTGATTACCCTATATCGATTTGGAGGCATCTATATGGACTTGGACGTTGTGGTTCTACGCAGTATGGAGCTTGTGCCTCTCAATTATGTGGGAGCCCACGATAATGTCACCCTCGGCAATGCTGTGATCAGTGTGGAGCCCATAGGCATCGGTCACGAGATCTCTGAATTATTCTTGGATTACTATCAGAAGCATTATAGTGCCGATGTTTATGTGTCCAATGGCCCCACTCTAGTCAGCCACGTGGTCAAAAGATTCTGCAACCACACATCAATGAAGCAAATGCAAGAAGATCCCAAAAACTGTCGTGGTTTTAAAGTGTTCAATGAGACCGCGTTTTACCCATTGCAGTGGCCACAATggcagcattttattttacccGAGTTTAAGAAGGATACATTAGAGAAGACCAAGGACTCGTACCTAATACACTTTTGGAATAAGTCGTCCTACAAGACCCTTTTCAAAGTAGGCACCGACAATGCTTACGGCAGTTATGCTTCAGCCAATTGCCCCAAGACctatgcagcagcagcagcagcaggaacagaTTTCTAA